One Nostocoides sp. HKS02 genomic window carries:
- the leuS gene encoding leucine--tRNA ligase — translation MTETPHRYTAELAEQIELAWQDRWQREGTFHAPNPAGPWAEPDKVAGREKLLVLDMFPYPSGAGLHVGHPLGYIATDVFARYHRMTGKNVLHCLGYDAFGLPAEQFAVQTGQHPRTTTEANMVVMKRQLRRLGLGHDDRRTIATIDPDYYRWTQWIFLQIFNAWYDPEAVRADGGRGRARPIDELVAQFEDGTRPLPAEDGRGWADLSSDERHAILDGYRLAYTSEAPVNWAPGLGTVLSNEEVTNDGRSERGNFPVFKKSLRQWMMRITAYADRLADDLDRVDWPEKVKLMQRNWIGRSQGARVMFPVVGHAEGIEVFTTRPDTLFGATFMVLAPEHPLLATVVPEGDWPEGTNPAWTGGESGPQAAVAAYQRSASRKSEVERQTEGKDKTGVFTGAWATNPVNGHQVPVFVADYVLMGYGTGAIMAVPGQDERDWDFATRFGLPIVRTVQPSEGHPDDEAFTGDGPAINSANDEISLDGLGVAEAKATIIEWLSAKELGQGTVNYKLRDWLFSRQRYWGEPFPIVFDEEGNAHGVPESMLPIELPDVPDYSPKTFEPEDDSSSPEPPLGRVQDWVNVELDLGDGRGVRTYRRETNTMPNWAGSCWYYLRYLDPANQDAFVDPGNEQYWMGPQATPVLGAPEGTRDPGGVDLYIGGVEHAVLHLLYARFWHKVLFDLGHLTSEEPFRRYFSQGYIQAAAYRDDRGQPVEAAEVVEVAGESGEMSYTWRGQPVTREYGKIGKSLKNVVSPDEMFEQYGADTLRVYEMSMGPLELSKPWETRAVVGAQRFLQRLWRNVIDEETGEVRVVDEAMAPETTRALHRAIDAVSRDYAALGFNTAIARLIELNNALTKLEAVPREAAEQLVVMVAPLAPHIAEELWSRLGHEESITFATFPVADPAWLVEDTVTCVVQIKGKVRDRIEVPADIDENTLREQVLALPKVRAATEGGIRTVIVRAPKLVNVVPA, via the coding sequence ATGACCGAGACGCCGCACCGTTACACCGCCGAGCTGGCCGAGCAGATCGAGCTCGCCTGGCAGGACCGCTGGCAGCGCGAGGGCACATTCCACGCACCGAACCCCGCCGGGCCCTGGGCTGAGCCCGACAAGGTGGCCGGTCGCGAGAAGCTCCTCGTGCTCGACATGTTTCCCTACCCCAGTGGCGCCGGGCTCCACGTCGGCCACCCGCTGGGCTACATCGCCACCGACGTGTTCGCGCGCTACCACCGGATGACCGGGAAGAACGTGCTGCACTGCCTCGGGTACGACGCCTTCGGCCTGCCCGCCGAGCAGTTCGCCGTGCAGACCGGCCAGCACCCGCGCACGACGACCGAGGCCAACATGGTCGTCATGAAGCGCCAGCTGCGGCGGCTGGGGCTCGGTCACGACGACCGACGGACGATCGCCACGATCGACCCGGACTACTACCGCTGGACCCAGTGGATCTTCCTGCAGATCTTCAACGCGTGGTACGACCCCGAGGCCGTGCGCGCAGACGGTGGTCGCGGCCGGGCCCGCCCGATCGACGAGCTCGTGGCCCAGTTCGAGGACGGCACGAGGCCGCTGCCCGCCGAGGACGGTCGGGGCTGGGCTGACCTGTCCTCCGACGAGCGCCACGCGATCCTCGACGGCTACCGCCTCGCGTACACCTCCGAGGCGCCGGTCAACTGGGCGCCCGGCCTGGGCACCGTGCTGTCCAACGAGGAGGTCACCAACGACGGCCGCTCCGAGCGGGGCAACTTCCCGGTCTTCAAGAAGAGCCTGCGCCAGTGGATGATGCGCATCACCGCGTATGCCGACCGGCTCGCCGACGACCTCGACCGCGTGGACTGGCCCGAGAAGGTCAAGCTCATGCAGCGCAACTGGATCGGCCGCAGCCAGGGCGCTCGCGTCATGTTCCCGGTGGTCGGTCACGCCGAGGGCATCGAGGTCTTCACCACCCGCCCCGACACCCTCTTCGGGGCGACGTTCATGGTGCTCGCCCCCGAGCACCCGCTCCTGGCGACTGTTGTCCCCGAGGGTGACTGGCCCGAGGGCACCAACCCGGCCTGGACGGGTGGCGAGTCGGGACCGCAGGCTGCGGTCGCGGCATACCAGCGCAGTGCCTCACGCAAGAGCGAGGTGGAGCGCCAGACCGAGGGCAAGGACAAGACCGGCGTCTTCACGGGCGCATGGGCCACGAATCCCGTGAACGGACACCAGGTTCCGGTGTTCGTCGCCGACTACGTGCTGATGGGCTACGGCACTGGCGCGATCATGGCCGTGCCGGGTCAGGACGAGCGTGACTGGGACTTCGCCACCCGGTTCGGACTGCCCATCGTGCGGACGGTTCAGCCCAGCGAGGGGCATCCGGACGACGAGGCGTTCACCGGGGACGGGCCTGCCATCAACTCGGCGAACGACGAGATCTCGCTCGACGGGCTGGGAGTGGCCGAGGCCAAGGCGACGATCATCGAGTGGCTGTCGGCCAAGGAGCTCGGGCAGGGCACGGTCAACTACAAGCTGCGTGACTGGCTCTTCAGCCGCCAGCGCTACTGGGGCGAGCCGTTCCCCATCGTCTTCGACGAGGAGGGCAACGCCCACGGGGTGCCCGAGTCGATGCTGCCGATCGAGCTGCCCGACGTGCCCGACTACTCGCCCAAGACCTTCGAGCCGGAGGACGACAGCAGCAGCCCCGAGCCGCCCCTCGGCCGCGTGCAGGACTGGGTCAACGTCGAGCTCGACCTGGGCGATGGGCGCGGGGTTCGCACCTACCGGCGAGAGACCAACACCATGCCCAACTGGGCCGGATCGTGTTGGTACTACTTGCGTTACCTCGACCCCGCCAACCAGGACGCCTTCGTCGACCCGGGCAACGAGCAGTACTGGATGGGGCCTCAGGCGACGCCCGTGCTCGGCGCGCCCGAAGGCACCCGCGACCCCGGTGGCGTCGACCTCTACATCGGCGGGGTGGAGCACGCGGTGCTGCATCTCCTCTACGCGCGGTTCTGGCACAAGGTCCTGTTCGACCTGGGTCACCTGACCAGTGAGGAGCCGTTCCGCCGGTACTTCTCGCAGGGCTACATCCAGGCCGCGGCGTACCGCGACGACCGCGGCCAGCCCGTCGAGGCGGCCGAGGTGGTCGAGGTCGCCGGCGAGTCGGGTGAGATGAGCTACACGTGGCGTGGTCAGCCCGTCACCCGCGAGTACGGCAAGATCGGCAAGTCGCTCAAGAACGTCGTCAGTCCCGACGAGATGTTCGAGCAGTACGGCGCCGACACGCTGCGCGTCTACGAGATGTCGATGGGTCCCCTCGAGCTGAGCAAGCCGTGGGAGACGCGCGCGGTCGTCGGTGCCCAGCGGTTCCTGCAGCGCCTGTGGCGCAACGTGATCGACGAGGAGACCGGTGAGGTCAGGGTCGTCGACGAGGCGATGGCCCCCGAGACCACGCGAGCCCTCCACCGGGCGATCGACGCGGTCTCGCGCGACTATGCCGCGCTGGGCTTCAACACCGCGATCGCCCGCCTCATCGAGCTCAACAACGCCCTCACCAAGCTGGAGGCCGTGCCGCGCGAGGCCGCCGAGCAGCTGGTGGTGATGGTGGCGCCCCTGGCGCCGCACATCGCCGAGGAGCTGTGGTCCCGGCTGGGTCACGAGGAGTCGATCACCTTCGCGACCTTCCCGGTGGCAGACCCGGCGTGGTTGGTCGAGGACACGGTGACCTGCGTCGTGCAGATCAAGGGCAAGGTGCGTGACCGCATCGAGGTGCCCGCGGACATCGACGAGAACACGCTACGCGAGCAGGTGCTGGCGCTCCCGAAGGTCCGGGCCGCCACCGAGGGTGGCATCCGCACGGTCATCGTGCGGGCGCCCAAGCTCGTGAACGTCGTTCCGGCCTGA